A genomic window from Flavobacterium johnsoniae includes:
- a CDS encoding 16S rRNA (uracil(1498)-N(3))-methyltransferase, translating to MQLFFNPNIDETTESFSFDKEESRHIIKVLRKKDSDILQVTNGSGLLFETQITLASDNKCTVEVLSIKNAERPKFHLHLAVAPTKMNDRFEWFLEKATEIGIQEITPIFCDRSERKVINRDRFEKIILSAMKQCNETFLPKLNEAVSFKDFIKQKNNGLQLIAHCEETNKKSLKEVLKPNEDVTILIGPEGDFSEKEIALALENNYKPVTLGNTRLRTETAAVVACHSVVFFNE from the coding sequence ATGCAGTTATTTTTCAATCCGAATATAGACGAAACAACCGAAAGTTTTTCTTTTGATAAAGAAGAAAGCCGACACATTATAAAAGTTTTACGAAAAAAAGATTCTGATATTCTTCAAGTTACAAACGGTTCGGGATTATTGTTTGAAACTCAGATTACTTTGGCTTCAGACAACAAATGTACTGTTGAAGTACTTTCGATAAAAAATGCAGAAAGACCAAAATTTCACTTGCATCTAGCCGTTGCACCGACCAAAATGAATGATCGTTTTGAATGGTTTCTAGAAAAAGCGACCGAAATTGGGATTCAAGAAATTACACCGATTTTCTGCGATCGTTCTGAACGAAAAGTAATTAATCGTGATCGTTTTGAAAAAATCATTCTTTCGGCAATGAAACAATGTAACGAAACATTTCTTCCAAAATTAAACGAAGCTGTTTCGTTTAAAGATTTTATTAAGCAGAAAAACAATGGTTTACAATTAATCGCGCATTGCGAAGAAACCAATAAAAAATCATTGAAAGAAGTTTTAAAACCAAATGAAGACGTTACCATCTTAATTGGTCCAGAAGGAGATTTTTCTGAAAAAGAAATTGCATTGGCATTAGAAAACAATTACAAACCTGTAACTTTAGGAAATACCCGTTTAAGAACCGAAACTGCCGCAGTTGTGGCTTGTCATAGTGTTGTTTTTTTTAATGAATAA